Sequence from the Prunus persica cultivar Lovell chromosome G5, Prunus_persica_NCBIv2, whole genome shotgun sequence genome:
GGTTGTGCAAAAAGTTCGATGATCTCACCTGATCATTGCTGACAAGTTCATCCCACCGTTTGAGAGCAATGAGCTTCCTTACATCTGCGTCTTCCATATTGAGACGATAGTTTAAATCCCCAAACCAGAAAATCTGGCTGTTCATAGAAGCACCCCAATCACATCAAATCACAGTTCACATTGGTATATTATAGatatgaaaaagaagagagaggttcAACCATAAAATGACAAATTGGGCAGTTcgtttcttattttaattgtcTACAGATaaacataatttatttttctctctgtcCTCCACAATATTAAGTCATAACAAAGATAGATGatggcaaaaataaaaataaaaatagatggCTTATAGTCTTATGAAGCGGCCAACTTAAACACATATAATTAAAAAGCATGTCAACTGTATGCTTACTCATGAGAGGGAATTGTCAGCGGTTGATCTGTATCAAAGACAGACGAGAAACAGGTACGTCGTATAATTTCATACACATCTGAGTTCCGCCTTTGATCAGCCCCCTCCTTCTGACCAGAGGACAGATGAGAACAAACAAAGCACATTCGCGATTGGAAAAGGGACATACTAACGGAAACTGATCCCTGCTTGAACAACCATGAATTACGAAGATGGTCAATAGCATTAAGGCAAGAACATTCAACAATTGATCAGCACATTATAACATGTTGTCTCCTCTACAATTAATGCAATCTCCAGCCTGCAGTTGATCACATTTTAATGCATCAGTATGTTGAGGgacactgttttttttttttcatttgaaatCAAAACAAGTGAACTCATAGAACATGGCTCACTATCATCGTGAAATAAACACAGCACCCTACATTAGCTTGATGCAATACAATGTAACCTACTCCAGATTGTAGATTGTGATTGAGAAAAAAACACCCCTTTCAATTCCAAATTCATATTGTCTTAACTTTCTTAAGGTTGGGGAACACCAACATCTTTTCCACATAAGATGATGCACTTCaagcatgaaaaaaaaaaacaggaagTACCTTGTTTCCCATGAAGCCCATTAGACCAACCCCAACTGGAGATACTTTCAGATTGTTAATGTGTCTCCTCAACTTCTTACGCACCCAGACGGATATATATATCCCTACCATTTGCTTGCTGACAATTCGGACATATGTAGAAGGTAACTTCGCTCCATCGTCGATAACTTCATTTTTCAGTTGTTCATTTGGTAATTCATCAAAGATATTATCTTCCCCTTCCAAAAAACTGTCAGACACATTAGAGAGAGTGTCAAAAACTCGAGGCATCTCTTGCTGCTCCACAGAGATTGATCTCCTCAGGTTCCCAGAGCTATGGTGTGATCTTTTCAATCCACCATCTTTTTGGGAAATTTGAGGATTGAATATTAAAGGATTATCCGACGTATTAAAGCTCATTCTTGCAGAACTGCTCAGCACCCGCCGCAATTTGGAACTGGTGAAGACAACTTGAGGGGTTGCATCTAATGAAAGTTCAGGCCAATCTAACCTACTATCGCAATCAATGCCATAAATTCTCCTCCATTGCAAATTTCTCCCAATGCTGAGTACTTTATTCAATTGACCATGTTCCAAGTCACAACCATTAGTAGCTCCAACATATTCCTTGCCCAGAAAATCTAACGGATGAGCATTAGTTTCTGCAAGTACATCAGCAACAGAAGAAGTCCTTTGTACTGGTGAAGGTGGAGCACTGTAGCATATGTGTTTGCTTTCAGGTTCCAAGGATTTGTTCAGAGTTTTTCGAATGATTGCCTCCCattttggtattgatttgTTATCCTCTGCTCCCAGTACATTCCCAGCATTCAAAGGGACAACCTCTTGAAAACTGAACGATAATTAGTACcaatcaaatgaaaatgaaatggaaacTAGATAAGATGTTGATAAAATACTTCTGGGTGAGCTCCTGCCACCAGAATATACCAGGCTAACCAGTTATCAAATGCAGTTTTTGAGGCAGGGGAGGAAAGATCCCGTATGCAACAAATCGTTGGAAGTGTGTGCCGAGGTGGATTATGTCAAGGAAGAAAGAATTATATAGGACCAACAACTGGAGGAGTAACTTACCCAAGAATGTAAACATCTGCTGGTTCTTCGGTACAAAGCCAATCGTCAATATCAAGATCTTCATACGGAAGTCTTCCACCAACATTCCAACTGCCTACTGTCACCCTACATACAACCATGTGCCCCAAGGTACATTCGAGTAAGAACCATACTGGTACTACTTCTAGGCTAACATTGAAAGTGTACGAGAATAATAGCCAAACCTCACATCCTTTGTGTTTATGTACTGAGCACGTACAGTTTCTGATTTCCCTCTCCGGTGTTTTAACTGGTAGCCCTTAGATGGAATATCTGAggcaaattaaacaaacacaTCATGTATATTAATAGGGAACATGGATATAAACACTTATGAGATACCTGAGAATGATCAAAAGTTGTTAAAGTATTCTTTAGATTTAGTTATGAAGCAGAAACAGCTATATGATTAAGATACCCAGAAATGGTTTCCTATTCAAGAAATTTCACCATTTACCTTTCCACTCTCTCATATCAAAACTTGACATCAAAGCTAAAGGTCCAGAAATGATTTTA
This genomic interval carries:
- the LOC18776220 gene encoding type I inositol polyphosphate 5-phosphatase 2, with translation MKSRRGKPSEAFWPSLMMKKWLNIKPKEYDFSADEVDTETETETETESEDDGYSLKDARKHMRDDHGLRENHSDFRSQLSDIPSKGYQLKHRRGKSETVRAQYINTKDVRVTVGSWNVGGRLPYEDLDIDDWLCTEEPADVYILGFQEVVPLNAGNVLGAEDNKSIPKWEAIIRKTLNKSLEPESKHICYSAPPSPVQRTSSVADVLAETNAHPLDFLGKEYVGATNGCDLEHGQLNKVLSIGRNLQWRRIYGIDCDSRLDWPELSLDATPQVVFTSSKLRRVLSSSARMSFNTSDNPLIFNPQISQKDGGLKRSHHSSGNLRRSISVEQQEMPRVFDTLSNVSDSFLEGEDNIFDELPNEQLKNEVIDDGAKLPSTYVRIVSKQMVGIYISVWVRKKLRRHINNLKVSPVGVGLMGFMGNKGSVSVSMSLFQSRMCFVCSHLSSGQKEGADQRRNSDVYEIIRRTCFSSVFDTDQPLTIPSHDQIFWFGDLNYRLNMEDADVRKLIALKRWDELVSNDQLNKELRSGHVFEGWKEGVINFPPTYKYEINSDRYFGENIKEGEKKRSPAWCDRILWLGKGIRQLSYERAEIKLSDHRPVSSVFMVEVEVLDHWKLQRALNCTSVAVHPEIFLDEDEDLDY